TCAGCAGGCTGAATCACACAGAAAAACGATATTGCTCAAATCGCAGGCAATAAAAAGCCCGCCAATCGGCGGGCTTTTTATCGGCAGCGCGAAGATTACTCTTCGATGTTGCCCATGGCGGTGGTGTTGAAGCCGCCGTCCACGTAGGTGATTTCACCGCTGATGCCGGACGCCAGGTCCGAGCACAGGAAGGCGCCGACGTTGCCGACTTCTTCGATGGTGACGTTGCGACGCAGCGGGGTCTGCGCTTCGTTGGCGGCCAGCATCTTGCGGAAGCTCTTGATGCCGGAAGCGGCCAGGGTGCGGATCGGGCCGGCCGATACGCAGTTGACGCGAGTGCCTTCCGGGCCCAGGGAGCCGGCCAGGTAACGGACGCCGGCTTCCAGCGAAGCCTTGGCCATACCCATGACGTTGTAGTTCGGCATGGTGCGCTCGGCGCCCAGGTAGGACAGGGTCAGCAGGCTGCCGTTGCGGCCCTTCATCATTTCGCGACCGGCCTTGGCCAGGGCGACGAAGCTGTAGGCGCTGATGTCGTGGGAGATGCGGTAGCCTTCACGGGTGGTGACTTCGGTGAAGTCGCCGTCCAGTTGATCGCCCGGTGCGAAGCCCACGGAGTGCACGATGCAGTCCAGGCCGTCCCACTTCTTGCTCAGTTCTTCGAAGACCTTGGCGATTTCCGCATCGCTGGCCACGTCGCACGGGAAGCACAGCTCAGGGCTCGAACCCCAGCCCTGTGCGAACTCTTCAACGCGACCTTTCAGTTTTTCGTTCTGATAAGTGAAGGCAAGCTCAGCGCCCTCGCGATGCATGGCGGCAGCGATGCCGGATGCGATGGACAGCTTGCTGGCGACACCGACGATCAGTACGCGCTTACCGGCGAGAAAACCCATGTGTTGCTCCTCTTTCAGGTTATTGCGCAGTGGCTGGTGCCAGAAAAGCGGCTTCCAGCAACTGCTGTGTATACGGATGTTGGGGGGCGGCAAAAATACTTTGCGCGTCTCCCTGTTCGACCACTTGGCCATGCTTGACCACCATCAACTGGTGGCTCAGCGCTTTCACAACAGCCAGGTCATGGCTGATGAACAAATACGTCAGGTTGTACTTGGCTTGCAGTGAACGCAACAGCTCCACCACTTGCCGCTGCACCGTCCGGTCGAGGGCCGAAGTCGGCTCGTCCAGAAGGATCAGCGCCGGTTTGAGCACCAAGGCCCGGGCAATGGCGATACGCTGCCGCTGCCCACCGGAAAATTCGTGGGGGTAGCGGTGCCGGGTTTCCGGATCCAGACCTACCTCCTTCAATGCCGCAATAATCGCCGCTTCCTGCTCGGCGGCGGTACCCATCCTGTGGATCCGCAGGCCTTCGCCAACGATGTCGCTTACGCACATCCGCGGGCTCAGGCTGCCGAACGGGTCCTGGAACACCACCTGCATCTCCCGACGCAACGGGCGAACCTCGTTCTGCGTCAGGCAGTCTAGCTGCTTGCCCTCAAAACGGATCGCGCCTTTGCTGCCGATCAACCGCAAGATCGCCAGACCGAGAGTGGATTTGCCGGAACCGCTTTCCCCCACGATCCCCAGGGTCTGACCCTGAGGCAGGCTGAAATTGATGCCGTCCACTGCCTTGACGTGATCCACCGTGCGTTTGAGCAGGCCTTTCTTGATCGGGAACCAGACTTTCAAGTCCTCGACCTGCAACAGCGGCGCGCCGATTTTATTGCTCGCCGGGCCTCCGCTGGGCTCCGCCGCCAGCAGCTCCCGAGTGTACGGATGCTGCGGAGAACGGAACAGCTCTGCGCACGATGCCTGTTCGACGATGCAACCGCGCTGCATGACACATACGCGATGCGCAATTCTTCGCACCAGGTTCAAATCGTGACTGATCAGTAGCAGCGCCATGCCCAATCGAGCCTGCAATTCCTTGAGCAGGTCGAGGATTTTCAGCTGAACGGTCACGTCCAGCGCGGTGGTCGGCTCGTCGGCGATCAGCAGTTCCGGCTCGTTGGCCAGGGCCATGGCGATCATCACCCGCTGGCGCTGGCCGCCAGACAACTCGTGGGGCAGGGCCTTGAGGCGCTTGTGCGGCTCGGGGATGCCGACCATTTCCAGCAGCTCCAGCGTGCGCTTGGTCGCGACCTTGCCGCTCAGGCCTTTGTGGATGCCGAGGATCTCGTTGATCTGTTTTTCGATGGAGTGCAGCGGGTTGAGCGAGGTCATCGGTTCCTGGAAGATCATCGCGATCCGGTTGCCACGGATATGACGGATGGTCTTTTCGCTCAGTTCCAGCAGGTTCTGCCCGGAATAAGTGATGCTGCCGGCCGGATGCCGGGCCAGCGGGTAGGGCAGCAGGCGCAGGATCGAGTGCGCCGTCACCGACTTGCCCGAGCCCGATTCGCCCACCAGCGCCAGAGTCTCGCCACGCTTGATGTCGAAACTCACACCTTCGACCACCCGGTGCGCGCGATCGCCCGTGCCGAATTCGACGGCGAGGTCGCGGATTTCGATCAGATTGTCCTGATTCATTTCACTTCCTCGGGTCGAAGGCATCGCGAGCGGACTCGCCGATAAACACCAGCAGGCTCAGCATCAGCGCCAGCACCGCAAACGCGCTCATGCCCAGCCACGGCGCCTGCAGGTTGGATTTACCCTGAGCCACCAGTTCACCCAGCGACGGACTGCCGGCCGGCAAGCCGAAACCGAGGAAATCCAGCGCGGTGAGGGTGCCGATGGCGCCGGTCAGGATGAACGGCATGAAGGTCATGGTCGAGACCATGGCGTTGGGCAGGATGTGGCGAAACATGATCGCGCCGTTCTGCATCCCCAGCGCCCGGGCCGCACGCACGTATTCGAGGTTGCGCCCGCGCAGGAACTCGGCGCGCACCACGTCCACCAGGCTCATCCACGAGAACAGCAGCATGATCCCCAGCAGCCACCAGAAATTCGGCTGGACGAAGCTGGCGAGAATGATCAGCAGGTACAGCACCGGCAAACCCGACCAGATCTCCAGAAAGCGCTGGCCGGCCAAATCCACCCAGCCGCCATAGAAGCCCTGCAACGCGCCGGCGATCACGCCGATGATCGAGCTGAGCACGGTCAGGGTCAGGGCGAACAGCACGGAAATCCGGAAGCCGTAGATCACCCGCGCCAGCACATCGCGGCCCTGATCGTCGGTGCCCAGCAGGTTCACCGTCGAGGGCGGGGCAGGGGCCGGGACTTTCAGGTCGTAGTTGATGCTCTGGTAACTGAACGGAATCGGTGCCCACAGCACCCACGCGTCCTTGGCCTTGAGCAGCTCCTGAATGTACGGGCTCTTGTAGTTGGCTTCCAGCGGGAACTCGCCGCCGAAGGTGGTTTCCGGATAGCGCTTGATCGCCGGGAAGTACCAGTTGTTGTCGTAGTGCACCACCAGCGGCTTGTCGTTGGCGATCAGTTCGGCGCCGAGGCTCAGGCCGAACAGGATCAGGAACAGCCACAGCGACCACCAGCCACGCTTGTTGGCCTTGAACAGTTCGAAGCGCCGGCGGTTGAGCGGGGACAGGTTCATCTCAATGCTCCCGGCTGGCGAAGTCGATGCGTGGATCGACCAGGGTGTAGGTGAGGTCGCCGATCAGTTTCACCACCAGCCCCAGCAGGGTGAAGATGAACAGGGTGCCGAACACCACCGGGTAATCGCGGTTGATCGCCGCTTCGAAACTCATCAGGCCGAGGCCGTCGAGGGAGAAGATCACCTCCACCAGCAGCGAGCCGGTGAAGAAGATGCCGATGAACGCCGACGGAAACCCGGCAATCACCAGCAGCATCGCATTGCGGAATACATGGCCGTAGAGCACGCGATGGCGGGTCAGGCCCTTGGCTTTGGCGGTGACCACGTACTGCTTGTTGATCTCGTCGAGAAAGCTGTTCTTGGTCAGCAGGGTCATGGTCGCGAAGTTGCCGATCACCAGCGCCGTCACCGGCAGCGCCAGGTGCCAGAAGTAGTCGAGGACCTTGCCGCCCAGGCTCAACTCGTCAAAGTTGTTCGAGGTCAGGCCGCGTAGCGGAAACCAGTCCAGATAACTGCCGCCGGCAAACACAACGATCAGCAGAATCGCAAAGAGGAACGCCGGGATCGCATAACCGACGATGATCGCCGAACTGGTCCAGACGTCGAAGTGACTGCCGTG
This genomic window from Pseudomonas kribbensis contains:
- a CDS encoding microcin C ABC transporter permease YejB, which encodes MLAYIFRRLLLIIPTLFGILLINFVIIQAAPGGPVEQMIAKLEGFEGATSRIAGGGAEVSVAGSAYRGAQGLDPALIKEIEHMYGFDKSAPERLWIMVKNYARLDFGDSFFRDAKVIDLIKEKMPVSISLGLWSTLIMYLVSIPLGIAKATRHGSHFDVWTSSAIIVGYAIPAFLFAILLIVVFAGGSYLDWFPLRGLTSNNFDELSLGGKVLDYFWHLALPVTALVIGNFATMTLLTKNSFLDEINKQYVVTAKAKGLTRHRVLYGHVFRNAMLLVIAGFPSAFIGIFFTGSLLVEVIFSLDGLGLMSFEAAINRDYPVVFGTLFIFTLLGLVVKLIGDLTYTLVDPRIDFASREH
- a CDS encoding ABC transporter permease, which gives rise to MNLSPLNRRRFELFKANKRGWWSLWLFLILFGLSLGAELIANDKPLVVHYDNNWYFPAIKRYPETTFGGEFPLEANYKSPYIQELLKAKDAWVLWAPIPFSYQSINYDLKVPAPAPPSTVNLLGTDDQGRDVLARVIYGFRISVLFALTLTVLSSIIGVIAGALQGFYGGWVDLAGQRFLEIWSGLPVLYLLIILASFVQPNFWWLLGIMLLFSWMSLVDVVRAEFLRGRNLEYVRAARALGMQNGAIMFRHILPNAMVSTMTFMPFILTGAIGTLTALDFLGFGLPAGSPSLGELVAQGKSNLQAPWLGMSAFAVLALMLSLLVFIGESARDAFDPRK
- a CDS encoding ABC transporter ATP-binding protein, which codes for MNQDNLIEIRDLAVEFGTGDRAHRVVEGVSFDIKRGETLALVGESGSGKSVTAHSILRLLPYPLARHPAGSITYSGQNLLELSEKTIRHIRGNRIAMIFQEPMTSLNPLHSIEKQINEILGIHKGLSGKVATKRTLELLEMVGIPEPHKRLKALPHELSGGQRQRVMIAMALANEPELLIADEPTTALDVTVQLKILDLLKELQARLGMALLLISHDLNLVRRIAHRVCVMQRGCIVEQASCAELFRSPQHPYTRELLAAEPSGGPASNKIGAPLLQVEDLKVWFPIKKGLLKRTVDHVKAVDGINFSLPQGQTLGIVGESGSGKSTLGLAILRLIGSKGAIRFEGKQLDCLTQNEVRPLRREMQVVFQDPFGSLSPRMCVSDIVGEGLRIHRMGTAAEQEAAIIAALKEVGLDPETRHRYPHEFSGGQRQRIAIARALVLKPALILLDEPTSALDRTVQRQVVELLRSLQAKYNLTYLFISHDLAVVKALSHQLMVVKHGQVVEQGDAQSIFAAPQHPYTQQLLEAAFLAPATAQ
- the fabI gene encoding enoyl-ACP reductase FabI, whose product is MGFLAGKRVLIVGVASKLSIASGIAAAMHREGAELAFTYQNEKLKGRVEEFAQGWGSSPELCFPCDVASDAEIAKVFEELSKKWDGLDCIVHSVGFAPGDQLDGDFTEVTTREGYRISHDISAYSFVALAKAGREMMKGRNGSLLTLSYLGAERTMPNYNVMGMAKASLEAGVRYLAGSLGPEGTRVNCVSAGPIRTLAASGIKSFRKMLAANEAQTPLRRNVTIEEVGNVGAFLCSDLASGISGEITYVDGGFNTTAMGNIEE